Proteins from a single region of Sphingopyxis sp. BSN-002:
- a CDS encoding PepSY-associated TM helix domain-containing protein, producing MQLLDTLHRWTGGLIGLVLALMGLTGTILLYEHLWIGLPGTGDPLRGDLPTVAATTEKLMAMPHAQGIIYADERFGLNQLRLGKEAGAYASQSGEVVTRWASQWERPELWIFDFHHHLFAGDSGEWVIGIAGLAGIFFVVTGAILWWRTRKTFQLRLWPKRMSRPSIVWHHRDIGIVAAPLLLISVVTGTMMIFRPFALGVVAPFGPMAETAKALDPPKYKGGPLADKPDYTAMLTEARRRFPDGEFRILSLPRKPGDPISLRMKQPAEWLPNGRTTIAFDAATGEVLAARDALALPSGAQAFNMAFPIHASKVGGWTWRILLTLSGLAMTMLGSFAVWTFWFKRPKPAKRIAKKAVLATS from the coding sequence ATGCAGTTGCTCGACACGCTCCACCGCTGGACCGGCGGCCTGATCGGCCTCGTGCTCGCGCTCATGGGCCTGACGGGCACGATCCTGCTGTACGAGCATCTGTGGATCGGACTGCCCGGGACCGGCGATCCGCTGCGCGGCGACCTGCCGACGGTCGCCGCGACAACCGAAAAGCTGATGGCGATGCCGCATGCGCAGGGCATCATCTATGCCGACGAGCGCTTCGGGCTGAACCAGCTTCGCCTCGGCAAGGAGGCGGGCGCCTATGCCAGCCAGTCGGGGGAGGTCGTCACGCGCTGGGCGAGCCAGTGGGAGCGGCCCGAACTGTGGATCTTCGATTTTCATCACCATCTCTTCGCGGGTGATAGCGGTGAATGGGTGATCGGGATTGCAGGCCTCGCGGGCATTTTCTTCGTCGTCACCGGCGCGATCCTGTGGTGGCGCACGCGCAAGACTTTCCAGCTCCGCCTCTGGCCGAAACGCATGTCGCGCCCATCGATCGTCTGGCATCACCGCGACATCGGCATCGTCGCCGCGCCGCTGCTGCTGATCTCGGTCGTCACCGGCACAATGATGATATTTCGCCCGTTCGCGCTCGGCGTCGTCGCGCCCTTCGGACCGATGGCCGAGACCGCGAAGGCGCTCGATCCGCCGAAGTACAAGGGCGGACCGCTGGCAGATAAACCCGATTACACCGCAATGCTGACCGAGGCCCGCCGCCGCTTTCCCGACGGTGAGTTCCGTATCCTCAGCCTGCCGCGCAAACCCGGCGACCCGATCAGCCTGCGCATGAAGCAACCCGCCGAATGGTTGCCCAACGGCCGCACCACGATCGCCTTCGACGCCGCGACGGGGGAAGTGCTCGCCGCGCGCGACGCACTTGCGCTGCCCTCGGGCGCGCAGGCGTTCAACATGGCCTTCCCGATCCATGCATCGAAGGTCGGCGGCTGGACGTGGCGCATCCTGCTGACGCTCTCGGGCCTCGCGATGACGATGCTCGGCAGCTTCGCGGTGTGGACCTTCTGGTTCAAACGGCCGAAGCCGGCGAAGCGGATCGCGAAGAAGGCAGTCCTCGCCACAAGCTGA
- a CDS encoding TonB-dependent receptor — protein MNRKWIVAALLSGALPFPAFAQDAAPADANATAQDDDSIIVTAARTILPPNALPLTIDVISKDVLDQQIAISGSVTDAVSTLTPSFSPTRQKLSGAGETLRGRSPLYAINGIPQSTPMRDGSRDGFTIDGFFVDRVELIYGSNALQGIGGTGGIVNQVTVGAPKEEGFGGRFLLQGTTDNDFSGDGMGGKVAGLVQYRAGRFDATFGAAWEKRGAFYDGEGRRVGLNLTQGETQDSRTLSLFARLGYELSPTARLDLIASRFELKGDGDYVALAGNRLTGIPTTAVRGTPPGKSAQNRTESIAASLTDTDLGGGNFVSQIFFNRSRDTFGGEVATQATFQDPALAPVGTLFDQSQNRSRKLGAKLSYERAVPGFEDLTLTIGFDALVDKTEQALIATGRVWVPPSDFRSLAPFGQANLKLFDGVVRLAGGVRWENVKIKIDDYHTLASTTFRACSATVTTNCGLPSYGGVDVAGGKPKFQDLLINGGVIVEPWHGIRAYASYAEGFTVPDIGRITRAVNTTGVDLDTFLDISPIVSNNREIGIELKRGPLDASATYFWSSSDKGQLLIARPDRIFDVQRQRVEIQGLEVNLRVALPIDGLKLGVGYAHLQGKYDSDSANPDGIVDTDLDGTNISPDRLNLNASYNKGPLSALIQTQFFLDRTFHGKANPDPRNNFGGYNITDASIRYQTGFGGLSFSVQNLFDKFYIDYSSDTRLPTDNLAFFAGRGRTFTLGWDYRF, from the coding sequence ATGAATCGCAAATGGATCGTTGCCGCGCTGCTTTCGGGCGCGCTTCCCTTCCCCGCTTTCGCACAGGACGCCGCGCCGGCGGACGCGAATGCCACCGCTCAGGATGACGACAGCATCATCGTCACCGCCGCGCGCACGATCCTGCCGCCGAACGCGCTGCCGCTGACGATCGACGTCATTTCGAAGGACGTTCTCGACCAGCAGATTGCGATCTCGGGCTCGGTCACCGATGCCGTATCGACGCTGACCCCCAGCTTCTCGCCGACGCGCCAGAAACTGTCGGGCGCGGGCGAGACGCTGCGCGGGCGCTCGCCGCTCTATGCGATCAACGGCATTCCGCAGTCGACCCCGATGCGCGACGGCAGCCGCGACGGCTTCACGATCGACGGTTTCTTCGTCGACCGCGTCGAGCTGATCTATGGCTCGAACGCGCTGCAAGGGATCGGCGGCACCGGCGGCATCGTCAACCAGGTCACCGTCGGCGCACCGAAGGAAGAGGGCTTTGGCGGCCGCTTCCTACTGCAGGGCACCACCGACAATGATTTCTCGGGCGACGGAATGGGCGGCAAGGTCGCGGGCCTCGTCCAGTATCGCGCCGGCCGTTTCGACGCGACCTTCGGCGCCGCGTGGGAAAAGCGCGGCGCCTTCTACGACGGCGAGGGCCGCCGCGTCGGGCTCAACCTCACGCAGGGCGAGACGCAGGATTCGCGAACGCTCTCGCTCTTCGCGCGCCTCGGCTACGAACTGTCGCCGACCGCACGCCTCGACCTGATCGCGAGCCGCTTCGAGCTGAAGGGCGACGGCGATTATGTCGCGCTCGCGGGCAATCGCCTGACCGGCATTCCGACGACCGCAGTCCGCGGTACGCCGCCCGGCAAGTCGGCGCAGAACCGTACCGAAAGCATCGCGGCGTCGCTGACCGACACCGACCTTGGCGGCGGCAATTTCGTCAGCCAGATCTTCTTCAACCGCAGCCGCGACACCTTCGGCGGCGAGGTTGCGACGCAGGCGACCTTCCAGGACCCCGCGCTCGCGCCGGTGGGCACGCTGTTCGACCAGTCACAGAACCGCAGCCGCAAACTTGGCGCGAAGCTCAGCTATGAGCGCGCAGTCCCGGGCTTCGAGGATCTGACGCTGACGATCGGCTTCGACGCGCTCGTCGACAAGACCGAGCAGGCGCTGATCGCAACCGGGCGCGTCTGGGTGCCGCCGAGCGACTTCCGCAGCCTCGCGCCCTTCGGGCAGGCGAACCTCAAGCTGTTCGACGGCGTCGTCCGCCTCGCGGGCGGGGTGCGCTGGGAAAATGTGAAGATCAAGATCGACGATTATCACACGCTCGCATCAACCACCTTCCGCGCCTGTTCGGCAACCGTCACCACCAATTGCGGCCTGCCGAGCTATGGCGGCGTCGATGTCGCGGGCGGCAAGCCCAAGTTCCAGGATCTGCTCATCAACGGCGGCGTGATCGTCGAGCCGTGGCACGGTATCCGCGCCTATGCGAGCTATGCCGAGGGCTTCACCGTCCCCGACATCGGCCGCATCACCCGCGCGGTCAACACCACGGGCGTCGACCTCGATACCTTCCTCGACATCTCGCCGATCGTCTCGAACAACCGCGAGATCGGCATCGAGCTGAAGCGCGGCCCGCTCGACGCGAGCGCGACCTATTTCTGGTCGTCGAGCGACAAGGGTCAGCTGCTGATCGCGCGTCCCGACCGCATCTTCGACGTCCAGCGCCAGCGCGTCGAGATTCAGGGACTCGAGGTCAACCTGCGCGTCGCGCTGCCGATCGACGGGCTGAAGCTCGGCGTCGGCTATGCGCATCTGCAGGGCAAATATGACAGCGACAGCGCCAACCCCGACGGGATCGTCGACACCGACCTCGACGGCACGAACATCTCGCCCGACCGCCTGAACCTCAACGCGTCGTACAACAAGGGCCCGCTTTCGGCGCTGATCCAGACCCAATTCTTCCTCGACCGCACTTTCCACGGCAAGGCGAACCCCGATCCGCGCAACAATTTCGGCGGCTACAACATCACCGACGCCAGCATCCGCTACCAGACCGGCTTCGGCGGCCTCAGCTTCAGCGTGCAAAACCTGTTCGACAAATTCTATATCGACTATTCGAGCGACACGCGGCTTCCCACCGACAATCTCGCCTTCTTCGCGGGCCGCGGCCGGACCTTCACGCTGGGGTGGGATTACAGGTTCTAG
- a CDS encoding patatin-like protein — MREKELRFALICYGGISLAVYMHGITKEVWRLAAASRAFHEGARQDGSGRVYEDLLAALAGKGGVKLRVLADIVAGASAGGINGIFLARAIATGQSLDPLTELWLKDADVDSLLDPDARPLSAATKFWAVPIAGWMMKKRGNVIDRTVGEDAQDEVRAKLSRFVRARWFEPPFGGETFSALLLDAFDAMDSGPMGPALVPEGQPVDLFVSVTDFAGHQTFLSLNSPPRVTEEEHRLILRFRQDARAGKSLDDVPSLAAAARATASFPGAFPPFTLRELDRVLHKRRIAWPARDSFIRTQLPGGGEGDPADRVLIDGSVLANAPFRPAIAALKQRPARREIDRRFVYIDPKPDYRSISFGKPGEVDGDEAKLPGFLSTILGALSEIPREQPIRESVEAIEGMSRRIRRMQHIVDAMKVEVEEQVAALFGTTFFLDTPTPARLQKWRAKAQDQAAVRAGFSYAPYGHLKLSSVVEDLVGVVGRLAPPEGDIHRRNRRAALWDEVRARGLDRLSGRKGMGASDDAVVFFRIHDIGFRIRRLRFLARELDRVVEAKREARDPACDAMRDAIYAALGLYLEREGDNWLAGIDVPADADPAAWIDAIGERRDLIGADAEADERVAEGLAQLPKDDRRTLLLAYLGYPFYDIATLPLLQGEGFDEFDPIKVDRISPSDATAIRTGGAAAMLKGVEFNSFGAFFSRAYRENDYLWGRLHGADRLIDIVASSVAGALTTEELGAIKRQAFHAILDEEESRLPKVKALIAELRGEIGT, encoded by the coding sequence ATGCGCGAGAAGGAATTACGCTTTGCCCTGATCTGCTACGGCGGGATCAGCCTTGCCGTCTATATGCACGGCATCACCAAGGAGGTGTGGCGGCTCGCGGCGGCATCGCGAGCGTTTCATGAGGGCGCACGGCAAGACGGCTCGGGCCGCGTCTATGAAGACCTGCTCGCGGCGCTCGCCGGAAAGGGCGGGGTCAAGCTGCGCGTCCTTGCCGACATCGTCGCGGGCGCCAGCGCCGGCGGGATCAACGGCATCTTCCTTGCGCGTGCGATCGCGACCGGGCAGTCGCTCGACCCGCTGACCGAGCTGTGGCTGAAGGACGCCGACGTCGACAGCCTGCTCGACCCCGACGCGCGCCCGCTGTCTGCGGCGACCAAATTCTGGGCGGTCCCGATCGCCGGCTGGATGATGAAAAAGCGCGGCAACGTCATCGATCGCACCGTCGGCGAGGACGCGCAGGACGAGGTGCGCGCAAAGCTGTCGCGTTTCGTGCGGGCGCGCTGGTTCGAGCCGCCCTTCGGTGGCGAGACATTTTCGGCGCTGCTGCTCGATGCCTTCGATGCGATGGACAGCGGGCCGATGGGGCCGGCGCTCGTGCCCGAGGGGCAGCCGGTCGATCTTTTCGTGTCGGTCACCGATTTCGCCGGACACCAGACCTTCCTGTCGCTCAACAGTCCGCCGCGCGTCACCGAGGAGGAGCATCGCCTGATCCTGCGCTTCCGGCAGGATGCACGCGCAGGAAAGAGCCTAGACGACGTTCCTTCGCTCGCCGCGGCGGCGCGCGCTACCGCGAGCTTTCCGGGCGCCTTTCCGCCCTTCACGCTCCGCGAACTCGACCGCGTCCTCCACAAGCGCCGGATCGCCTGGCCGGCGCGCGACAGCTTTATCCGCACGCAATTGCCCGGGGGCGGTGAAGGCGATCCGGCCGACCGGGTGCTGATCGACGGTTCGGTGCTCGCCAACGCGCCGTTCCGTCCCGCGATCGCGGCGCTCAAGCAACGTCCGGCGCGGCGCGAGATCGACCGGCGCTTCGTCTATATCGACCCCAAGCCCGACTATCGCTCGATCAGCTTCGGCAAGCCGGGCGAGGTCGACGGGGACGAGGCGAAACTTCCGGGCTTCCTCTCGACGATCCTCGGCGCGCTCTCCGAAATTCCGCGCGAACAGCCGATCCGCGAAAGTGTCGAGGCGATCGAGGGGATGTCGCGGCGCATCCGCCGGATGCAGCATATCGTCGACGCAATGAAGGTCGAGGTCGAGGAACAGGTCGCCGCGCTGTTCGGCACGACCTTTTTCCTCGACACGCCGACCCCTGCAAGGCTGCAGAAGTGGCGCGCCAAGGCGCAGGATCAGGCGGCGGTGCGCGCGGGCTTTTCCTACGCGCCCTATGGGCATCTTAAGCTGTCGTCGGTCGTCGAGGATCTCGTGGGCGTCGTTGGCCGCCTCGCGCCGCCGGAAGGCGATATCCATCGCCGTAACCGCCGGGCGGCGCTGTGGGACGAAGTCCGTGCGCGCGGACTGGATCGGCTGTCGGGCAGGAAAGGGATGGGGGCGAGCGACGATGCGGTCGTCTTTTTCCGTATCCACGACATCGGCTTCCGTATCCGGCGCCTGCGCTTCCTTGCGCGCGAACTCGACCGGGTGGTCGAGGCGAAGCGCGAAGCGCGCGATCCCGCGTGCGATGCGATGCGCGACGCCATCTATGCGGCGCTCGGCCTGTATCTGGAACGGGAGGGCGACAACTGGCTGGCCGGGATCGACGTGCCCGCGGATGCCGACCCCGCCGCGTGGATCGACGCGATCGGCGAGCGCCGCGACCTGATCGGCGCCGACGCAGAGGCCGACGAGCGCGTGGCCGAGGGGCTCGCGCAGTTGCCGAAGGACGACCGGCGCACGCTGCTCCTCGCCTATCTCGGCTATCCCTTCTACGACATCGCGACCCTGCCGCTCCTGCAAGGCGAGGGGTTCGACGAGTTCGACCCGATCAAGGTCGACCGCATCTCGCCGTCGGATGCGACAGCGATCCGCACCGGCGGCGCTGCCGCGATGCTCAAAGGGGTCGAATTCAACAGCTTCGGCGCTTTCTTCAGCCGCGCCTATCGCGAGAATGATTATCTGTGGGGACGGCTGC